From a single Brassica oleracea var. oleracea cultivar TO1000 chromosome C5, BOL, whole genome shotgun sequence genomic region:
- the LOC106294276 gene encoding uncharacterized protein LOC106294276 produces the protein MKIPVNLSMSLRNLNLRNLSLLGAIPDAYPTGMLLSMLSSVWHWSSLSDGGNPITSSKTDVFWDMDDCPIPVGPDPDMIYENITSALKDKGYLGEVSISTYGEIQIEFQSAGVYIHNLFIYITTTLSQNLILHKLLIPYACPKSQGKGFIS, from the exons ATGAAAATCCCGGTAAACCTCTCCATGAGTTTGAGAAATTTGAATTTGAGAAACTTGAGTCTTCTTGGGGCAATACCTGATGCATACCCAACAGGAATGCTACTTTCTATGTTAAGCTCAGTATGGCATTGGTCAAGTTTATCAGATGGAGGAAACCCTATCACAT CGTCTAAGACAGACGTCTTTTGGGACATGGACGATTGCCCTATCCCTGTTGGTCCCGATCCTGATATGATTTATGAAAATATCACATCAGCTCTTAAGGATAAGGGTTATCTTGGTGAGGTATCAATTAGTACTTATGGAGAGATCCAGATTGAGTTTCAATCTGCCGGAGTATATATACACAACCTTTTTATATACATAACCACAACGTTAAGTCAAAACCTTATTCTACACAAGCTACTCATTCCATATGCATGTCCTAAGAGTCAGGGCAAAGGATTCATCTCATAA